From the genome of bacterium, one region includes:
- the flhA gene encoding flagellar biosynthesis protein FlhA: MALKEATIKPKENSFITKLTQKADVWFAVAVIGVLAILILPMPAFAIDILLTISITISLLILMVCTYTEEPLQFSVFPGLLLVVTLYRLSVNISTTRLILSEATGGRIIEAFGSFVIRGNYVIGLVIFLLLNVINFVVIIKGSGRIAEVAARFTLDAMPGKQMAIDADLNNGLIGEEDARERREKVTKEADFYGAMDGASKFVRGDAVAGLLITFINIIGGIVIGVWQRGMSFEKAASLYTILTVGDGLVTQIPSLIVSVGAGILVSRAASKENLGSGITKQLFRFNRSIWIAASVLFLFGFVPGFPLLPMWILCGILVWIAVKQKEAEKSDLMVVESKAKESSKPKDKPEDFLAIDPLELEIGYALIPLVDTAQDGDLLSRITLIRKQQAMHMGIVVPPIRIRDNIQLKPNEYVVKIRGNEVAKSELRMGHYLALNPGTAIGELDGVRTKEPTYGLPAVWIPERERERAESNGFTVVEPPAVLATHLVEVIRRNSHRILSRQDVQSLISILKNDSSAVIDELIPNLMSIGGVHKILQRLLKEGIPVRDLSTICEALSDYAPLTKDPDLLTEYVRYALSPTITQKFADSDGKLYALTLAPQTEEAIADEAQQAGGRLQNINLPPQFLQGFYRSLQTQVTAVKQQGRQPILVTSPSIRLYLRRLLEPVLPDVTVLSFGELTAETNIESIGVVTA, from the coding sequence GTGGCATTAAAAGAAGCGACAATCAAACCAAAAGAAAACAGTTTCATCACGAAACTGACGCAGAAGGCGGACGTTTGGTTCGCAGTTGCGGTCATTGGTGTGCTTGCCATCTTGATTCTACCGATGCCTGCCTTTGCCATCGATATTTTATTGACTATATCAATCACCATCTCGCTACTTATCCTGATGGTTTGTACGTATACCGAAGAACCATTGCAGTTCAGCGTCTTTCCCGGTCTTTTGCTGGTGGTAACACTATATCGGTTATCGGTAAATATTTCGACAACCCGCTTGATTCTCTCAGAGGCTACCGGTGGGAGGATTATCGAAGCATTCGGATCCTTTGTTATCCGTGGCAACTATGTTATCGGTTTAGTCATCTTCTTGTTACTCAATGTTATTAACTTTGTCGTTATCATCAAAGGTTCCGGTCGAATCGCAGAAGTGGCTGCTCGTTTCACCCTCGACGCGATGCCTGGCAAGCAGATGGCAATCGATGCCGACCTGAACAATGGACTAATCGGAGAAGAGGACGCTCGGGAACGCCGTGAGAAAGTGACCAAAGAAGCCGACTTCTACGGAGCGATGGATGGCGCATCCAAGTTTGTCCGCGGAGACGCTGTCGCAGGGTTACTCATCACATTCATCAACATTATCGGTGGCATTGTTATCGGCGTCTGGCAGCGCGGCATGTCCTTCGAGAAGGCGGCTTCGTTATATACCATATTGACGGTCGGCGATGGTCTGGTAACCCAAATTCCATCTCTTATCGTCTCTGTTGGCGCAGGTATTTTAGTATCGCGGGCGGCATCGAAGGAAAACCTTGGTAGCGGCATCACCAAGCAATTGTTCCGCTTTAACCGGTCGATTTGGATAGCTGCGTCAGTGCTCTTTCTGTTTGGCTTTGTGCCCGGTTTCCCGTTGCTCCCGATGTGGATTTTATGCGGCATTCTGGTTTGGATCGCAGTTAAACAAAAGGAAGCTGAGAAGAGCGATCTGATGGTTGTTGAATCGAAAGCGAAAGAATCATCGAAACCGAAGGATAAACCGGAAGATTTTCTCGCCATCGATCCGTTGGAATTGGAAATTGGTTATGCGCTAATTCCCTTGGTGGACACGGCACAGGATGGCGATTTGCTTTCGCGGATCACTCTAATTCGTAAGCAACAGGCGATGCACATGGGAATTGTCGTTCCGCCGATCCGGATTCGCGACAATATCCAACTCAAACCCAACGAATATGTTGTAAAAATTCGCGGAAATGAGGTTGCCAAATCTGAGTTACGCATGGGTCATTACCTTGCATTGAATCCTGGCACAGCAATTGGTGAGCTGGATGGTGTTCGTACAAAAGAGCCAACTTATGGACTCCCCGCAGTGTGGATTCCGGAACGGGAACGGGAACGGGCCGAATCGAATGGATTTACAGTGGTCGAACCGCCGGCGGTTTTGGCAACCCATCTGGTAGAAGTCATCCGGCGGAATTCACATCGCATCCTCTCGCGGCAGGATGTTCAGAGTTTGATTAGTATCTTGAAGAACGACAGTTCGGCAGTTATCGATGAATTGATTCCGAATCTAATGTCAATCGGCGGCGTCCATAAAATCCTGCAACGCTTACTGAAGGAAGGGATTCCGGTTCGCGACCTGTCGACAATCTGCGAAGCATTAAGCGATTATGCCCCATTAACGAAAGACCCGGACCTGTTGACCGAATATGTCCGATATGCGTTATCGCCGACAATCACGCAGAAATTCGCCGATTCCGATGGTAAATTGTATGCACTAACCCTCGCCCCTCAGACGGAGGAAGCGATTGCCGACGAAGCGCAACAAGCCGGGGGGAGATTGCAGAATATTAATTTACCGCCGCAGTTCTTGCAGGGATTTTATCGCTCGCTGCAAACGCAGGTGACGGCAGTGAAGCAGCAGGGTCGTCAGCCGATTCTGGTGACTTCACCTTCCATTCGGCTATATTTGCGGCGATTGTTGGAACCGGTGTTACCTGATGTTACTGTCTTATCTTTCGGTGAGTTAACAGCAGAAACGAATATCGAAAGTATCGGAGTCGTCACAGCGTAA
- a CDS encoding MinD/ParA family protein — MNDQAAKLRDQMGNQSNIRTGARKIAVTSGKGGTGKSNTSVNLSIALAKLGQRVMLVDADTNLANVDILLGVSSKYTLHDVAKGGIPLSEVVFTGPAGIQVLPGTSGIVELVGNDGMIRNEITTSLAVYERDLDIMVIDTGAGINETVVHFVTAADEAIIVTQPEPTALADAYALIKIISSRSVRTRLYILVNGVRRPSDGFDVFEQLQLVVQNFLNIQIHFLGNIPYDTNVINAVNRQQPYLLMAPKTEASIAISSIARKLLKHPPVAPDGKKETLFGRLMRGSKP; from the coding sequence TTGAACGACCAAGCAGCAAAACTACGCGACCAAATGGGCAACCAATCCAATATCCGGACTGGTGCGCGTAAAATCGCCGTTACTTCGGGCAAGGGTGGCACCGGTAAATCGAATACATCAGTGAATCTCTCAATCGCGCTTGCGAAATTAGGACAGCGCGTCATGTTGGTCGATGCGGATACGAACCTGGCGAATGTTGATATCCTACTGGGCGTGTCGTCTAAATACACACTACACGATGTCGCAAAGGGCGGCATACCACTCTCTGAAGTCGTTTTTACCGGCCCGGCGGGAATTCAAGTACTTCCCGGTACATCGGGCATCGTTGAATTGGTTGGGAACGATGGCATGATCCGGAACGAAATCACGACATCGCTCGCAGTTTACGAACGCGACCTCGATATCATGGTGATTGATACCGGTGCCGGTATCAACGAAACCGTCGTTCATTTTGTTACCGCTGCCGACGAAGCGATTATTGTGACCCAACCGGAGCCGACCGCGCTTGCCGACGCTTACGCACTCATAAAAATTATATCATCCCGGTCGGTGCGCACCCGGCTTTACATACTGGTCAATGGCGTTCGCCGCCCTTCCGACGGTTTCGATGTCTTTGAGCAGTTGCAATTGGTCGTACAGAATTTTCTCAATATTCAAATCCACTTTTTAGGGAACATTCCTTACGATACTAATGTTATCAATGCCGTAAACCGTCAGCAGCCATATTTGTTAATGGCGCCGAAGACCGAAGCGTCGATTGCGATTTCAAGTATCGCACGAAAGCTATTGAAGCACCCCCCCGTCGCACCCGATGGAAAAAAAGAAACGCTATTCGGTCGCTTGATGCGGGGTAGTAAACCATGA
- a CDS encoding FliA/WhiG family RNA polymerase sigma factor, which yields MKAVDENVAQYWEAFHRTGSVAAKDRLLIHYVTLVHHLAGRLKVTLPASVQVDDLTSCGILGLIRAIENFDPARGFKFETYAVPVVRGAMLDGLREYDWLPRTQRVKNRRIEVAIRELERRLGRSPEDEEIATELGLTEEQFQQLLSEAGAGVLVSLDNEVSSSDNSSGSFHEVISDESADTPLEALELSEVRSIARKLLVELPEQHRKVMALYYFEELTLKEIGVILHITESGSVKFTVE from the coding sequence ATGAAAGCAGTCGATGAAAATGTCGCCCAGTATTGGGAAGCCTTTCATCGCACCGGGAGCGTGGCGGCAAAAGACCGTCTGCTCATTCATTACGTAACCCTTGTCCATCACCTTGCCGGTCGGCTAAAAGTTACCCTCCCAGCATCAGTACAAGTCGATGATTTAACGTCTTGCGGCATCTTGGGTTTAATCCGGGCGATTGAGAATTTCGATCCTGCCCGCGGCTTTAAATTTGAGACTTACGCAGTTCCAGTAGTCCGCGGCGCGATGCTGGATGGATTACGTGAATACGACTGGTTGCCACGAACGCAGCGGGTGAAAAACCGCCGCATCGAAGTGGCTATCCGCGAATTGGAGCGTAGGTTAGGACGCTCCCCGGAAGATGAGGAAATCGCTACTGAGCTCGGTCTCACTGAAGAGCAATTTCAACAACTATTATCGGAAGCGGGAGCCGGGGTATTGGTATCGCTTGATAATGAAGTATCGTCGAGTGATAATTCCAGTGGGAGTTTTCACGAAGTTATTTCCGACGAATCAGCCGATACGCCGTTGGAAGCATTAGAACTATCCGAGGTCCGGTCGATAGCACGAAAGCTATTGGTAGAGTTGCCGGAACAGCACCGGAAAGTGATGGCGCTGTATTACTTCGAGGAACTCACACTAAAGGAAATTGGCGTTATTTTGCACATCACCGAATCGGGGTCTGTCAAATTCACAGTCGAGTAA
- the flhF gene encoding flagellar biosynthesis protein FlhF yields MAMRIKKFLAPTLNEAMTQIRAELGDDAVILKTERIERKGKLSGKNQTVLEVTAATLDRTLPQVQSTVGQDARDVQSIVSRRPPLTTPREGSIPPAVRMAEAQSSAKPMNSSQDQMTVRSLRAELEGLKGTVKELSNQIRAAKLPDLPPDLAEIANAMESSGLDEPERNELLHECLREIPNIDRIDKLDLQRWWLDKLSAMVPASAVPVDQRGQVIFLIGPTGVGKTTTLAKLATHHRFWGKRRVALCSIDTFRVAAIEQLKVFADIANLPLEVAFTPEELAAQVERFKAARFDAIFVDTPGRSPVDGTALPDMVEFTQVVPPDESFLLLSGTTALADLLAQFDRYRELPITRIVATKLDETTQPGRWLSFAKRTARTLSYWTVGQNVPDDIMVADPRLLARGILSASLFTELQQARFKLHAQPNPSNSMSE; encoded by the coding sequence ATGGCAATGCGGATCAAAAAATTTCTCGCGCCTACGCTCAATGAAGCGATGACGCAAATCCGCGCCGAATTAGGCGACGATGCCGTAATTCTGAAAACGGAACGGATCGAACGCAAGGGTAAACTGAGCGGTAAAAATCAAACGGTACTCGAAGTCACTGCGGCAACGCTTGATCGAACATTGCCGCAAGTGCAATCCACAGTGGGACAAGATGCGCGCGATGTACAGTCGATTGTTTCCCGTCGTCCACCATTAACTACCCCGCGGGAAGGTTCAATCCCCCCCGCAGTCCGAATGGCGGAAGCGCAAAGTTCAGCAAAGCCCATGAACAGTAGCCAAGACCAGATGACGGTACGTTCTTTGCGGGCTGAGCTGGAGGGATTAAAAGGTACCGTCAAAGAGTTATCGAACCAGATTCGCGCTGCCAAGTTACCAGATTTACCGCCGGATTTAGCAGAAATCGCTAATGCGATGGAAAGTTCCGGACTCGATGAACCCGAACGAAACGAATTATTACACGAGTGTTTACGCGAAATTCCTAACATCGACCGGATCGACAAACTTGATCTACAGCGATGGTGGCTCGATAAACTCTCGGCAATGGTTCCCGCTTCAGCGGTTCCAGTAGATCAACGTGGTCAGGTAATTTTTTTGATAGGGCCGACTGGTGTCGGTAAAACGACAACATTAGCGAAACTTGCTACCCATCACCGGTTTTGGGGAAAGCGCCGCGTTGCATTATGTTCGATCGATACGTTTCGTGTCGCAGCAATCGAACAACTGAAAGTGTTCGCCGACATCGCCAACTTACCGTTGGAAGTGGCGTTTACGCCGGAGGAACTTGCGGCGCAAGTGGAACGGTTCAAAGCAGCGCGATTTGACGCGATTTTTGTTGATACACCCGGCCGCAGCCCAGTCGATGGAACCGCGTTACCAGATATGGTAGAGTTTACTCAAGTTGTTCCACCCGACGAATCGTTTTTGTTGTTATCGGGAACAACAGCGTTAGCTGATTTGTTAGCGCAATTCGACCGTTACCGCGAACTACCGATTACCCGAATTGTGGCAACGAAATTGGACGAAACGACTCAACCGGGACGTTGGCTAAGTTTTGCGAAGCGAACCGCTCGCACCCTGTCGTATTGGACTGTCGGACAAAACGTACCTGACGATATTATGGTTGCTGATCCCCGGCTATTGGCGCGGGGAATATTATCCGCTTCTCTCTTTACGGAATTGCAACAGGCGCGCTTCAAGCTACACGCCCAACCCAATCCATCCAATTCGATGTCCGAGTAA
- the flhB gene encoding flagellar biosynthesis protein FlhB, with protein MAEEFTEKTEEPTARRLSKAREEGNLVSSNDLAKATSMLAAWLGLLFLGKWINDTLIIGTSHVFSNLHSIQLSIDNIGPIIATGTLFMLKLIAPFGILAIAIAFATAYIQHGWNYSTKPLKPDVAKMNPLKGWSRFFKPKSLVEIGKSLLKILIVGFAIYGIVFSQFHEFQKMIDYSVPDIYRTVASSTMTLIGRVVFVFLALGIADFFITKFFYYKDLRMSKQEVQDEFKQQEGDPKIKSKLRQIQINTAYGLTVRNTKNATVLVTNPTHVAVGLQYESETMKAPKVIAKGTRLVALRMKEIAKEEGIPIVENPPLARALYRGVPVGQDIPGNFYQAVAEVLAYVYRLQEEKRNQSHNISPDE; from the coding sequence ATGGCGGAAGAATTTACCGAAAAAACCGAAGAGCCGACCGCCCGTCGGTTGTCGAAAGCCCGTGAGGAAGGGAATCTGGTTTCCTCGAACGATCTCGCAAAAGCGACGTCAATGCTGGCGGCATGGCTGGGTTTACTATTCCTCGGAAAATGGATCAATGACACGCTGATCATCGGTACCAGTCACGTATTTTCTAATCTCCACTCGATTCAACTCTCCATTGATAACATCGGCCCGATCATCGCAACGGGCACTTTATTCATGCTAAAGTTGATTGCACCGTTCGGGATACTTGCAATTGCTATTGCATTTGCTACCGCATACATCCAGCACGGTTGGAATTACTCAACGAAACCGTTAAAACCCGATGTCGCGAAAATGAATCCGTTGAAAGGGTGGTCGCGGTTCTTCAAACCGAAATCGTTGGTGGAAATCGGAAAAAGCCTACTCAAGATTCTCATAGTAGGATTTGCCATCTATGGCATCGTCTTCTCACAGTTTCACGAATTCCAGAAAATGATCGACTACTCGGTGCCCGATATTTATAGAACCGTGGCATCCTCAACGATGACTTTAATCGGTAGAGTTGTGTTTGTCTTCCTTGCGTTGGGAATTGCCGATTTCTTCATCACGAAGTTTTTCTACTACAAAGACCTCCGGATGTCAAAACAGGAAGTACAGGACGAATTCAAGCAACAGGAAGGCGATCCGAAGATAAAATCGAAATTGCGACAGATTCAGATCAATACTGCCTATGGCTTAACTGTTCGGAATACCAAGAATGCAACGGTATTGGTGACCAACCCGACTCATGTCGCGGTCGGTTTGCAGTATGAAAGCGAGACGATGAAAGCGCCGAAGGTGATTGCGAAAGGTACCCGCTTGGTCGCGCTGAGGATGAAAGAAATTGCCAAAGAGGAAGGTATTCCGATTGTCGAAAATCCTCCGTTAGCGCGGGCATTATACCGTGGAGTTCCCGTCGGACAAGACATTCCGGGCAATTTTTATCAGGCGGTTGCGGAAGTTTTAGCCTACGTTTACCGGTTGCAGGAAGAGAAACGCAACCAATCGCACAATATCAGCCCTGACGAATAG